The genomic window CCGCTGGAAACTTCAGCTTggcggggaggggagagggaaggaggcggGGAAAGCGGGCTGGGCCCCAGAGAGAGGCAAGGGAGGGAAAATTGAACGTGCGTACAAGGGACCAGTATGACAGGTGGCACTAGAGCGGCAGCGCTCTCTTGGCGCGGTCCCCTCGGCCAGCGCGACGAAGCCCCAGGCAGGAGGTGACGGCGCAGTGGCACAGGGCGCCCAGGTTTTCTGGAGCCACGGCTCTGCCGTGGTCTGGCCGCGTCGGGCATCCTAACTTTCAGGTGTCAGAATGGGTGGCCCAGCCCAGAGGGGCACGGGGAACTCACTCCGTACGGGCACCGCAGGCTCGGCTCAGAAATCCCCCTCCACGAGTGTCCCTAGGCGGCGCGCTCCTGGTGCTTACCTGGGCTTCACCGGCCGGTCGCGGCGCAGGCGGTGGCGGTCGTCGTGGCCGGCACCGGGCGCCTGCTCCCCATGGGCCAGCTCCGGGGCCTCCCGGCCGGCGGGCGAGGATGCGTTCTCCCGCTCTGCTCAGCGCGCTCGCGCTCTCCTTTCCCCGGGGCGGCGGGGGCGCTCTAGGGCCGCAGGTTGGAGGGGTCGGACTCCGGGATCTGCAGGATGCGGCACACCGCGCGGATCGGCCGCACCAGCTTCTGGGCCGAGGCCGTGGGTTGCGCCATGGGACGCCGAGACTCCGTGCTGCGCCGCGGGGAGGGCCGGGCCGGGGCTAGGGAGCGGGTGCCCCCGGAGGGAGAGAAGGCGCCGGGCCGGGGGGAACACGCGCCCCGGGTCGGAGATGGCCGAGTGGGGGGAAAGGCCGAGGGGCCGGGGGAGGGGGTCGTGCCTGGATGGGGGTGCCGATCCTGGGACCCAGGAGAGAGGCACCGGCGAGGGCGCAGTACCGCGCAGCGCGGCTAATGGAGGTAGAGCGCGGCGGAGAGCGCAGCAGGACCTCTGATCGCCATCGCCAGACGCGCAACTGAGAGTGGGGAAGCTGCTCCGCCGGTTTCCTCCTCCAGCACCCTGCGGGAAACAGGAGCCCGTGATTCGGCGGCCGCGCCTGGGCCTGCCCCCTCCCGGGCCCCGGGGGCTTCCGCCAACGCCCCGGCGATGCCACCGGCTGCGCACGGGGAGAATGAGCCCTTTGTTCCCCCTCCCCCCCGCCGCACCCGGGCGCCTGCCGAGAGAGGCTCCCCCGGGGCAGCGTGCCAGCTTCCCAGCCGCCCCACCCTCCCGTGGGCCCGGCCCCGGAGCCTGGCAGGCGGGCGGCACCTCCACTATAGGTGCCAAGCccgggaactggagcaaagggcGGGAGGGGCCGGACCAGGCCACGGTGGGGCGGGGTGCCCCCCAGGGTGCTAGGGCGGGGTGGCTGGGAGGGGGCAGTGCCAGAGCCGGCAGGGGCAGACGAGTTCTCACGGGTCAGTGATGGGCGCTCTGGCCCACGCCAGCCGGGCTGTGCCTGCCGGGCCACTGGCTCCTGGTCATCTCCAGCTCTGGCACATGGCACGCCCCACTGGCCTGTGTCTGCCCTGCCTCATCCTCACCTGGTCAAGCTGCTCTTTGCCATCTTCCACCCCAAACCCTTCCCAAACCCCTTCCAGAGCCCAAGGGCACAAAGGGTTGCGGCCTAGGACCTCTGGGAGGGCCTGGGCTCGGGTCTGTCCCTGGTCTAAGGGCCTTGATTTCGCCAAATGTCTGGAGAGGTCATGGGCCCAGATGAGCTCCCACACCGGCTCCAGACCCCGGGCTGTGAGTGTTTGCCCCATCCCCAGGGTTCCTGGTGCTTCCAGGCCAGGGGCTGGAGAGGCGCCCATGGGAGTGGCTCCCGGGAGAgcacagagaggaggagaggaaatggAAAAGCAGGGCACCCTCCACCCGAGGAAGCATCCCGGCTCCACTGCGGGGGTGGTTCCAGTGCAGACACAAACAGACAGattcaaacacacacagacagattCAGACTCACACAGAAACCCACACGCCCAACGGGCGCTTCCCTTCCCCTCAggcacccacctcccaccctcagcTACCCTGGCTCCCTTCGGAAGCCATCCTCAGCCTGCCTGGGACAGAAGCTGCACTCCCTCTTTCCCATCCCATGGAAGCCATGGGTTCTGGATGCCTCTAGCTTGGTCCCAAGTCACACCACCATCCCCGCAGAGGGAAGCCCTGAAGAGCCAGAAGCCTTCCTCCTAAGGGATGAGCAAGGCCTAGAGCCTTCTACCAATTGAGAATAGTGGGGGTCCTGGGGAGCAGGGTCCTAAAGGAGCGGGCACTGGGCCGGACTTGGGCTGTGTTGGCATCGATTCACCCTGCCCCTGGCCTCCCCCCAGAGGCCAGTTCTGTGGCAAGGCAGGCTGGTAGAGGTTGTTTACATGACTGAGTAACACTCCCTTCCTCCCCAGCTCCCCTGAGGGTGGCTGGGACCTGAGTGTGCCAGGGGAGATGCTTGTAGAGGGTCTAACATGGACTGGAGGCCCCAGGCTCTGAGGCCCGGCCTCCCACTTCCAGCCTGGCTCCAGGGGTGAAGGTGAGGGACTggggtgtgcctgtggtcccccATCTGTGTCCTCTGGCCTCCCTCCTCAGCAGCCGAAGCTTGTGGGAGCGCCAGGGGGAGATTCCTGCGGCTTGGGGCCTGgaagaggccaagatgggagccTGCGCTGTTCAGAACCCTGAAAGCCTATGGCTGACATCCCCAAAGGGGTTGGGGACTATCCCAGGGGTGTGGGGCAGATACCCCCCTACCCCACTTGCCATGTCTGCTTTGTCAGGCCATAGTCCCTGGACTAGAGCAGCAGGGCTCTTGGAGACAGGCTGCTGAAAAGCCCAGGGGCTCGTGGGGACTTGCGGGGTGGAAGGAAGGACCTCTTCCCCACCCTCACCCAGCTCCCCATCCCGCTTTGGGGCCCATGCCACAGGCCCACAGAGTCCTTGTAGCCGGCTGTTCTGTGCCTGAAGACGGAGCAGAGCTGAGGAGACAcacaaaagacacaaacacagAAGGAAAGCCACACGGCGCGTGGACACAATGCCAGACTCGTGGACAAAGGCAAGCTGACCAGCACCCCCAGCCGTTCGTGGACCGAGCCCCAGCCCCTCACCGACCCCTGGCGCACTGACACACACTCGCTCACTGACATACGCTCGTGCTGACGGGCACAGCAGCACTCACGAGCCGGCGGCCCTCATGCCATCCCCAGAGCCCCTTACCTGGGCAAGCACAGTGCCCCCCGGGCAGAGCAGCCCCCGGCCCAGGGGAGGGCAGCAGGCGGGGGCGGGGGAAGGAGCCCCGGAGAGTCAGGCCAAGCTGCCACTAATCCGGGCGGGGAAAGGGGGGGCACCCACGTCAGAGCGGGGACTGCCGGGTGGAGGGCATCTGAGGACATCCCCTCCCACACACGCGGCCGTCTGGGCACCTAGCCCTGCTTCCCCAGCCCCTCCATCCTTCAGACAGCTGAGGCtggcctccccccaccccacccccaccctgtggCAATGCCtgggggggatgggggaggggaaatACCAGGCGAATTCTCCCGGGACccgtgggggtgggggcagggggtggggaggaggggaagggaagtgtGGAGATGCGTTTGGAACCCGGAGGAAGCTCCGAAGCAGATGCCACCCTCCCCTCTCGCCCACCCACCTACATCCCTGACCTAATTCCTCTTCTCAGTCTGCACCTCCCAGTGCGcttcctcctccccccacctcccctcccctccaggtTAGCCCCACAAGCTACCCACCCGGGAAGAGGAAGCCAGCTCCACTCTGCCCTGGGCTCGGGACCTTTGTGCCTACCTGGAAACACCAACTGTGGCCCCCAGGATTTCTCCAGCAGCAGAGAATCCTCCTGCCCAGGCATCTGCCCCCTACCCAGCTCTTGAAACCCCTGGTCCCTGATGCTGGGTAGAGGACGGAGCCAGAGCCCAGGTGACACCTCCTTAACCCCCTCAAGGTGGAGGGCAGTGCCAACCAGCCCTGACCCAGCTTGGGCCAGGGCTGTGTCAGAACTAGAGGCTAATCAGTGGCGGCTAAAAACACAGCCAATGCATGCGGCACACATGGAGGCTGGAGACGGGGAAGGGGACCAGGACACGGAGGGCCCCAGGCCAAGAGGGATAGTGATGGGGGCTGAAGAGGCAGACAGGGAACGGAGCCACCTGGAAGGGCCAAGGGATGGCAGTgggtggagaggagagagaagagaggggcaAGAACAAAGGGCCATCTGCACCCAGAAACCAGGATGGATATGGAGGAGCCCCTCAAAAGCAGACAAgctgcaggggaggggaggagtgaGACCAGGGCACGAACCGAGTGGGGCAGGGGCCAGGACCCAGCGGAGGTATGCAGCTCTAAGGGGGCTGGCTGTGGCAGCTTTATGTCCCCACCAGCCCTGATCCTGCTGGTGGTCCACTGTCTGGTGGGGAGGAGAGGGTTGGG from Macaca mulatta isolate MMU2019108-1 chromosome 8, T2T-MMU8v2.0, whole genome shotgun sequence includes these protein-coding regions:
- the HRURF gene encoding protein HRURF, with protein sequence MAQPTASAQKLVRPIRAVCRILQIPESDPSNLRP